From Mustela erminea isolate mMusErm1 chromosome 1, mMusErm1.Pri, whole genome shotgun sequence, a single genomic window includes:
- the LOC116568261 gene encoding olfactory receptor 7A10-like codes for MYLITVVGNLLIILTVCSDSHLHTPMYFFLANLSFVDIFSTSTTVPKMLMNIQTESKVITFAGCVTQIYFFILFAVLDVFLLSVMAYDRYVAICHPLHYKVIMKPRFCGLLVLLSWLSVVSLFYCTMLGVYLSSAATQSSHASAVASVMYTVVTPMLNPFIYSLRNKDIKRALKTFFLREILHGQLS; via the exons ATGTACCTGATCACGGTGGTTGGAAACCTGCTCATCATCCTGACCGTCTGCTctgactcccacctccacactcccatgtacttcttcctggccAACCTGTCCTTTGTAGACATCTTTTCCACGTCCACCACTGTCCCTAAGATGCTGATGAATATACAGACAGAAAGTAAAGTCATAACCTTTGCAGGCTGTGtcacacagatttattttttcatactcTTTGCTGTGTTGGATGTCTTTCTCCTGAGTGTGATGGCCTAtgatcgctatgtggccatctgtcacCCCCTACACTACAAAGTCATCATGAAACCCCGGTTCTGTGGACTGCTGGTTCTGTTGTCCTGG CTTTCTGTTGTCTCATTATTTTATTGTACAATGCTAGGTGTGTATCTTAGCTCTGCTGCTACTCAGAGCTCCCACGCAAGTGCAGTGGCCTCAGTTATGTACACGGTGGTCACACCCATGCTGAACCCCTtcatctacagcctgaggaacaaAGATATAAAGAGGGctctgaaaacattctttttgAGGGAGATTCTACATGGTCAATTGTCATAG